A genome region from Hevea brasiliensis isolate MT/VB/25A 57/8 chromosome 9, ASM3005281v1, whole genome shotgun sequence includes the following:
- the LOC110645584 gene encoding gibberellin 20 oxidase 2-like gives MSIDLCTSNMALHPQPKIQQQEPVVFDASILQHQTNVPSQFIWPEHEKPTLDSPELVIPPIDLGSFLSGDPNAASKASQLINEACKKHGFFLVVNHGVDSGLIEKAHGYMDNFFGLPLAEKQRAQRKIGEHCGYASSFTGRFSSKLPWKETLSFRYSDEDQFSNIVQEYILNVMGEEFKQFGKVYQEYCEAMNTLALQIMELLGFSLGAGREYFKEFFEGNDSIMRLNHYPPCQQPDLTLGTGPHCDPTSLTILHQDDVDGLQVFVDDKWHFVRPNPQAFVVNIGDTFMALSNGIFKSCLHRAVVNSKTVRRSLAFFLCPNMEKVVKPPNALIDSNNTRIYPDFTWSELLEFTQKHYRSDMNTLDVFSSWLRNGRTAETEGIVK, from the exons ATGTCGATTGATCTCTGCACTTCAAACATGGCATTGCATCCCCAGCCAAAAATTCAACAACAAGAACCTGTTGTTTTCGACGCCTCTATCCTTCAACACCAAACCAACGTACCCTCTCAGTTCATTTGGCCTGAGCACGAGAAGCCCACCCTTGATTCCCCGGAGCTTGTAATTCCTCCTATTGACTTGGGAAGCTTTCTGTCGGGAGACCCTAACGCTGCCTCGAAAGCTTCTCAGCTCATTAATGAGGCATGCAAGAAACATGGGTTCTTTCTAGTTGTCAATCATGGAGTTGATTCGGGGCTTATAGAAAAAGCTCATGGATATATGGACAATTTCTTTGGCTTGCCACTAGCGGAGAAGCAAAGAGCTCAGAGAAAGATTGGAGAACACTGTGGATATGCTAGTAGCTTTACTGGCAGGTTCTCCTCTAAACTTCCATGGAAAGAAACACTGTCTTTTCGATATTCTGATGAAGATCAGTTCTCCAACATTGTCCAAGAATATATTTTGAACGTGATGGGAGAAGAGTTCAAACAGTTTGG GAAGGTTTACCAAGAATACTGTGAAGCAATGAACACTCTAGCCCTTCAGATTATGGAGCTTTTAGGATTCAGTCTAGGAGCTGGCCGAGAATACTTCAAAGAATTCTTTGAGGGAAATGATTCCATAATGAGATTAAATCACTATCCTCCTTGCCAACAACCTGATTTAACTCTCGGAACCGGGCCTCACTGTGACCCCACATCCTTAACAATCCTTCATCAGGATGATGTTGATGGCCTTCAAGTGTTTGTTGATGATAAATGGCATTTCGTTCGTCCCAATCCACAAGCTTTTGTTGTCAATATCGGAGACACATTCATG GCTCTATCAAATGGCATTTTCAAGAGTTGCTTGCACAGAGCAGTGGTAAACAGTAAAACAGTAAGGAGATCCCTTGCTTTCTTTCTCTGTCCAAACATGGAAAAGGTGGTGAAGCCACCAAATGCCTTGATCGACTCCAACAATACAAGGATATACCCAGACTTCACATGGTCAGAACTGCTAGAATTCACTCAGAAACATTACAGATCCGACATGAATACCCTAGATGTCTTCAGTAGCTGGCTGCGCAACGGAAGAACAGCTGAAACTGAGGGTATTGTGAAATGA